In the Triticum aestivum cultivar Chinese Spring chromosome 2B, IWGSC CS RefSeq v2.1, whole genome shotgun sequence genome, ccacacacaaacatgtgggctggtcctcttaggCCCCACACAAAACGTGTGGACAGATCCCTTAACGCCCATACGTGTGTCAGTTATTGGGACCTTTTTTCTTTTGAAGGGACATCTAAAGGCATCTTATATTTGATATGTGATGAACATTGTAGTATGTGGTGAATTATGTTTgtgcaatttctcccgcgaaagtgttttttcaaattatgcaggtttAGATACGGGTTTTGTTCGGCCACGCTAGTTTTTGACCCGCAAACGCGATCTTTGTGAAACCGCAAACGCGTTTTGCCGGTCAaatttttgcggggtctgctagactTGCTCTAACTTTAGCACAACATCGAAAGCCCGGCAGATTACTATCACCCATCCGTACTAATACGTGCACAGAAGAACAGCAACAGCACTAGCGAATGAGTTTATTGGCCACGCAGGCACAGTAACAAGTACCAAAACGGACGGGCACTGTTGTTCGCATTAGACAGTAGTCCACCTCTATGCAATGTACAGACGAATCCCGACAGTGGAATAGTGCCCACTTTTATTACTGCATGTACAAAGATCCAACAGCGGGGAACTCAAGAGCGAGCGAGCGAAGTACTGTCTGTCTACTCATCAGACAAATCACGCAAGCACTTTTTCATACTCTTCTCCAGCGTATTTCCAGTTCACCACCTTCCAGATGTTGGTCAGGTAGTCCGGCCTCACGTTCTTGTACTGCAATCACAAATAATACACCCTAGCTTAGCACTGAGAAGGACAAATAATTCACCTTGAcaaaaacgaaaataaaaataaaatactagTTTGATTTAGAAGACCAGCAGAATAACACTTTAGGGGCTGCTCCGCCATGCATTAAACATTTTTGGCACATATGTTCAACACAAATGGTTGATATGCTAAGTTGATAATTATGCTATGATTCTTTCCCGTTTCGGGCTACATACATTTAAATCTACCAAAACAGGGGCCGTGATCTTGCATTATACCATTGCAAAATTAACCTTCATATACAACCATGTTTTTCCCTGCCAACATATAATCATGGAGCACAATGATATCACTCCTATTCTACTCGTGTTTTCTTTTAAAGGGAGATGCGGGCTCTACTAGTCTTGCTTTCAGCAAGGGACTACTGCGATTCCTACAGTACTGGGAATTAGCACGTCCAAAATGGTTGGATAGTTTTCAGGCATTAGCTTCGTCACAAAAACACTACCAACACAGAAAAATGgaaaagaataagaaaaaagaCCAAGTGGGCCAAGTGAAATCTTATCGAATGTGATTGTACGTATGACGCATATTCTAAAAAAAGAAGGATGGCAACATCAGCAAAATAACAGCTCATTAAAGCAAATAGAATAGCCTTCAGTGCCAACATGAGATTACCTGCAGGTAGTACGCATGCTCCCAGACATCAATTCCCAACAAAGGATGCAGGTTTGACCCTTTGGTCACAAGAGGGTCCTGCAAGGTCCAATAAGTAAGTTGTATGCACATGAAAACTAGCTCAAAGTTGAAgcatgaaaaggaaaaaaaactcctGCCAACCCCAGGCACCACACAGGGGGATTATTTGCAGTGCCATAACTTCATACACAAAGTTTCCACATGGCAATAAAAACTTCTTAAGTTGATCAAACTAGGATGCAAAACAAACTATAAATGCCTTCGTGGAGATTGTGAGGGTTGCAATTTCACATAGCTCAGCTAAAAATATATTGGTCTCTTCAAGACGCTAGGTGCAGAATGCAAGTCAATATATAAGATTTGCTTTAATGTCAACTATTAATCAAACTGAAGCTTGATATCCTTTTTATCTCATAAAGAACTCTAAAGCCTTGCAGCAGGTGACTACTGAATTCCAGAACACAACCCCTGTTTGTCATATCGTTTTTTTTCTACCCTGTTTGCCACATCAACAGCCGCAGAAATTAGTTCCCATGGCATGTGTACTGCTTTTACTGAATATCCTACTACTAATGAGATTTCACTGTGACCATTTCTCCATCAATTAAAAACCAACAAAAGTGAGGATGACATATGAGGCCTGGGGTTACATCGCAGTGACAACTCAGTGATCTTTTCAACGGTACAGAGCACTGAGAAATATCGCCCTTTCAGAAATATGGTTATCTTTAACTGCATGCTTAGCTGCTTATGAATGGATTAATTACTGATTCTTCCAACAAGCATTGGCATGATAACAGGGAAATGTTAGAAATGAATTGAACTATAAATTAGTGCAAAGACTGTATAAACTGTCCTTTAGGAACACTATGATTCAAGTAAGGATGAGAACTTTCACCTGATTAGGAGTAGTTTCAACTGAAAGCCTTTTGGCCTCTTTATCCAAAGCTAGCCACTGCATAACAAACATGTGAATATTAACAAAGCACTTTCACCAGATAAAATAATGTGTAATGTGGACAAGACAGGGCATAATGTACATACCACCCATCCAGATCCTTGTAAAGCAGCACCCTCTGCATTCATCTTCTTTATAAGTTTCTCAATAGAACCAAAATCCTCATCAATGGCCCAGCCAAGTTTGCCATGAGGTGCCTCACCACCACCCTCCTGTAAAGCACCAAACATTTTAACTGTTTGAAATGGTGGAAGTCTTAACAGaaaacaaaaagagagagaaagagagaaagagggCGGGGCTGTGGTTGAGCAAAAGGGTATCGGTTAGATAGTTACGCTAATGGGCTTGAGGTTCTTCCAGAAGATTGAATGGTTAACATGACCTGCAACATGGTAAAGCGCCTACATTAATAAATGATATGCTTAGACGAATATTATATTAACAATATCAAGCCAATAAATTTATTCCACGTCGCCATTTTTGTAATCAAGAAGTTCAGCATCAAGTCCTTACGAATTATCTAGTTGCACAGCATTTCTTGGTATTGTTAACAAATTTAATAGTTAGGACATCATAAAACGAAGTGAGAAGCCATGATGAATGCGTACGAGTATTGACGGAATTATTAGCATAAGAATAaaattatacctcagatttgtcaCATGGTAGTATCCTAAATTCCTACTTAATGTGCAGATATGAGCAGAGAATAGAATCCAATAACACTCAAACTGTGTGTCTCAGTAGCTAAGGATCAAGGTTTTTGAGTCGCGACTTGGCGAGTCGCCGCGAGCCCTGCGGCTCAGCGTATAGTCGACGAAAGTCGCTGTATAGTCGCCATAAGTCGCTGTATAGTCGCGAGTCGCCCTGATTTTTGGAAAACGACTTGGCAATTAGTACTAATCAGCGACTCAAAAACCATGCTAAGGATGCACGCATAAAAACTATAGTTTGGCATGGCTCCATCAGAAGTAAAAAAGGTGTAGTCAAAGGTATTAATCGAGCCATGAAGCGTCACAAGCACCTAATCCCCAAATGTAGAAGTTCGACCAGTTTCAAATCCCTAGATTTTTTAACAAAATTAAAAGGGAACCTACAGGGAAATACTCATGGTTGAATAGGTTGAGACATGGTCGATTTTGCGAAAAAAGTAATTAAGCAATGGGCATGTCAAGCAATTCTTTCAAACTAAAAAACCAAGTGGAGCAAAACACAAAAAATCTTAGCAGCTCATGGATTCATACTTCTATAACATTGCCACTTATACTGTTTCTCGGCATCAAGCACCAGTATcagtaattcaaaaaaatatgaagccCAGCATGTCCTAAAATTCAGCGCAGTTGACAACATCAGTGCTAGGAATATCTCAATTAACCAACCAATATACACATGAACATCCACTACGATGACCCCTTCAACAGCTACAACTTGCAACCAAGTCACAATTATGAttatggatgaaacacaaaaaaATGTATTCCCAGACATCCCTAACTAAATTATGCATATAGCTAATGATACTAACATAGTAACATAGCATCATGATTAATAAAGAACTTGCAGTTAAGCATCCATATGGGAATGAATCCATAAAAGCAGTTGTATCAAAGAAAAAACCATAAAAACACAATCAGGTTAACACCAATAAACCAAATAACAATGCAGAAACATCTCTTGTGACGTGTTTGTGATGTTTACATCCGGATTATTAGAGGCACTAGAGAAGCTGATTACAGGATGACCTCAAAGGAAAGTGTCTTTCAAGTTCACGGAATGCCCTACCTAGTCACGGTTTCAAAATACTTCCTCTGTCCGGAATTAGTTGacgctcaaacagatgtatctagacgtattttagtgctagatacatccatttgagagtcAACGAATTCCGGGCCCCATTTTCTGTCCAAATTTGCCATCTGTCCCATATTAATTGTTGCTCAAACGGATGCATCTAGCaagcgacaattaatatgggacggaaggagtagaTTCCATTCTTGGTTAACAGCCCAAAAAGGCCCATGAAACCATGTGCCAAGGATAATGCTACTAATGAATTGTAGTATTCTGCTTGGTTATCTTTAATCACTAGACCACCACAAGGTTCAGAGATGCTGCTGGGCGCAGCTGAATCGCCTAAATAGGATGAGTTGAGCGAGGTTTCATAAAGACAGAAACTAATCGACAACAAATGACGGTCGGTCACGGGTCTCACGGTTGCGCCACGATGCTGCCTTATCTCTTCGATTATTATGTTTTGTTTGTTATTCACTCTGTAGATGCTCGTCTGGTACTCGATAACGCACTAATCCCCGCATCAATTCCTCTAGCCCCGCACCAGCAATCGAATCAAAGAATCATCAGAACGAACGAATCTAAGGAGGCATATCCAGAGGAGAGAGGGGTGCTTTACCGCCGCCGTTGAACTTGATGGCGCTCTGGAGGCCGACGACAGCGGACGCGTCCCCCTTGCTGGCGGCGGCGTCGAGCTGCTCGAGCGCCTTGTTGTAGTTGGCGACGTAGGTGGCGTGGTGCTTCTGGTGGTGCAGGCGCATGATCTCGCCGGAGACGGCCGGCTCCAGCGCGCCGTAGTCGTAGGGGAGGTCGGGGAGCGTGAACGTCGCCACGCCCCTGGCGCCGCCGAGCGCCAGGCCTAGGGTTTTCTTCGCGGCCAGCGTGCGGAGCGCCATGGCTTAGGTGTGTGTTGGTCTCTGGTGTGTGTGGGGAGGGTTTGGTTGAGGAATGGGAAGGACGGATCTAGATGCCGCGGCGATGTGCGGTGCGGTAGGTGGATGAGGCTGCTAGACCTGGCCATAtgggccggcccggcccggcaTGGCACGGCCCAGCTATAAAAAAGGGTCCGGCACGACATGGCTTTTAAGATCAAACACGGCCTGGCACAGCTGTGAAAATCCAATTAGGCTCCTCTGATTCAAAAGGATTCTACAAGGATTGAAATTCTTAGGGAGTTTACTTATATTGGTCCTTTTATATTCGTAAGATTGGATCAGTTTTTTCCTACTGAAACTTTTGTACTGCATTTCATATGgaatctaacatccactccaaccacAATTCATTTTGTTTTTCCCGTGGCATCAGACGCTCCTTACTAATCATACATGATTCAAGTGGGCCTGCCACTTCAATCTTATATTTTTCTTATTGCTGCATTTTCAGAATCCCGCGAATCAAAGAGGCCATTAAAATGCATCTCTTGGAAAGGTCACTCTCATCTTTCTGACAAGTTATGTACTGCGTGTGCCTTACTTGTCGCTATCTGAGAGTTTTCCTCTTTTATCGCAGATTCGTTTTTTCAAAACATCGCCTCTCTTGAACCGTGCGTCTAAATCATGAACTATTCTCATCATTAAACTTATCGCGTTGAGATCTGTGACAGCATGACCCATGCTAACAGGTTTCGAAAAGCATTTTTTTGtcaaaacaaagaaagaaagagaaaaagaaaatcacaaaaaagaaaaaatgtaAAAACTGAAAAAAAAGATGAAAACCAAAAGGAAAAATGAAACGTGGAAGCACGATTGTGCTTTTCactttttaggggggggggggtgcttctCGCAGAAGCATAGGCTGTGTTGTTCCATTTTCAGAAAGCACAattgtgtttttttccttttttgggaaGAACATCAATGTGTTCCTTCTCTTTTCGCAGTAGCATAACTATACTTTTGCTCTTTATGGAAGCACTGTTGTGTTTCTCGCATAAGCACCTGTTGTTGTTTCTCGTGAAAAACACTGCTTctcaaagaaagaaataaaaacaaccAAAATCTAGGGAAAACCAAGCAAAAGCCGAAAAAAAACAAGGGCCACTGACGGAGTTATTTACTACATCCCAACAACATTTTTGGTACTCTCGTGTTCCTTGTTGCCTCCAAAGATCATCACCATTCCAAAATCCAACATCTTTGGGCTCATCTCCGAGTCTAGCAGGATGTTGCTTGTTTTGTGGGCTCTGTGAATTATTGTGATTCTCGAATCTTGGTGTAGATATAGTAATCCTCTAGCTACCCATTTGATTATGCTGAGCCTTCTTGGCCAATTGAGTGTAGATTTTCTTGCATTACCTGTCAAAGTTGAGATATGGGCGAGTATAAAGCACCTAGGGGGCCGCTCATGCAAATATAATGTTTGTTTAGTAAATTCAAtattttttgtgaacattttttaacttcacttttttttcaaattcacttACATTTTTTCAAACTTATGAATAGTTTTTTCAAAATCGTGGACATTTTTTGAGTATGCCAAGATTTTTTCAAAATCACGATTGTTTTTTGAATCCGTGAACATTTTAGGATTTGCTAAACATGttccaaaatcatgaacattttatgattatCAAACATATTTTTACAAAATTCACATTTTCTTTTGAAATTTGGAGCTTTGTTGAAATCCCAAATTattttaaagaagaaaaaacaaaaggcaaaaaagcaaaaaagaaaagaaaagatgggCGCCCGGCCCGCACTTGGGCCGGTCCAAAAATGCGGCAACCACACACACCTGGACCTTGTCCAGCTCGCCGCCGCTCTCCTCACTGCTATCGGCGCCGCCGGCGTTGTCCCGCCCGTCATGCCACCGGCACCAGCGTGTgtctcctcctccgcctcatctTACCTCGACCTCCCCTCCCCTGACAGCAGGCCGGCCCTAGCATGCGACCGGCACCTCATCTCGCCACTGCGGCCACCCTCCCCAAATTCCCACTCCCCCTACCACCACCAGATGTGTCGTCGTTCATTCCCACCAGAGATCTGAGGTCGAAGCAAAGCCAACCCCCAACCCCAACCCGGCGCGTCGCCGCGGGCTACCCCGACGGAGACGGAGCTCCACCTGATGGtaacttttttttatcaaagaagggctcgccccttccgattttcattactgaaaaccaacctTACAGAATTTATAGGACAGACAGCACAAAACAGGTTCGAACTAATAGCATGACAATTAAAGCGACCAAAAGGGCCAACACATGCCGCAGCCAACCAACAACCGGAGCATCATCTAGGCCCAGCACGAACAAAGTCCACCAAACACCTAACAGAGTCGTCGACATAATAACTAGTAACTAACAGGCACCAAAAGACTAAGAACAGCAGCAGAAGATGAAGATGTCGTAGCCGTTCATCCAGGGAGTCTTGCCACATTGATCCGCCACCCCTGCCCAGCTGTGTACACCTCATTTGCTGCCCGTTCTAGTACTCTTGCCCCCAGTTCCAGCATTTTTCTTGGTGGCTCCTTTGTCTGCAAAATGGACCAATCAACCAACCATCGAACCATTAGTTTGATTATCTGAAAAGGATCATTAATCCTTTTTCTGTCAAAAATAATTGCATTTATACTTTTCCAAATTGCCCAGAATAAAGCAGAAACCCCAATCATCACCATTTTCTTGTCTTCTTTGTAAAAATTGCTAATCCATCCCCCCAAACACTCTTTAACATTTAAAGGAATGGTCTTCAGACCACAAACACATCTGACCAAGCTCCAAAACAAAGAAGCCGCAGAGCATGTGAACAGTAGATGATCAATAGATTCATCTTGTCCACAGAACACACATTCTTTCCCCCCTTTTCCACCCTTTTTTGAGTAAGACATCCCTAGTCAAAATACTCTTCTTATTTACTAACCACAAGAAGACTTTAATTTTTGCAGGAACTTTGATTTTCCAAAGGTATTTCTGTGGAAATTTCAGGCCTGACGTAATCAATTCTTTGTATAAAGATTTAACAGAGAATTTTTTATCAGCAGTGAGGGTCCATTTGATCTTATCTTTTCCCCCATTCATTTTAATCTTTTCACATCTACTTTTTAAAGCATTCCACAACTCCAGAGTTTCTCCATGCAGTGTCCTTCTAAATTTGAAACCCTTCCATCCCTTTTGGATGGCCTCATATACAGTAATTTTGTGATCAAAACAAATGTCATATATTCTAGGATAGGCATCTTTTAAGGGCTTGTCATCCACCCAAGCATCCTCCCAAAATCTAATGTTTTCCCTCTCCAGGTTCTTTTTTCACAAATTTATAGAAGATATTCTTA is a window encoding:
- the LOC123047259 gene encoding superoxide dismutase [Mn] 3.1, mitochondrial; the protein is MALRTLAAKKTLGLALGGARGVATFTLPDLPYDYGALEPAVSGEIMRLHHQKHHATYVANYNKALEQLDAAASKGDASAVVGLQSAIKFNGGGHVNHSIFWKNLKPISEGGGEAPHGKLGWAIDEDFGSIEKLIKKMNAEGAALQGSGWVWLALDKEAKRLSVETTPNQDPLVTKGSNLHPLLGIDVWEHAYYLQYKNVRPDYLTNIWKVVNWKYAGEEYEKVLA